From a single Cyprinus carpio isolate SPL01 chromosome A3, ASM1834038v1, whole genome shotgun sequence genomic region:
- the tnrc6c1 gene encoding trinucleotide repeat-containing gene 6C protein isoform X7 translates to MEEKKKKKQEEKKKKEAAQKKAAEQKTKELPPQSGLAAQYENISPSCSPTTASTNSCSSWDPLIIDKRDTEAWPSISCKESQTPAGCPSDTESISDISSMSMATGAGQQGHFSTNHPSKANASHSGGLLSSQGGASRGWGSGPSPASGGEGKNEVSSTSVGARGWGSSNFNLNLNPNANPSAWPVLGHEGTGIGGGSSGGSNPPPPNICSPPGTLPSQGPSSSGSIGGANGNSAGNGGSGNGSTTWGNIVPSDSSESHSTPSTNVSFSSEPQNLNTDGPNHTKHDPRSPGHSLPNWGVGPAGMGSFVQNPGGASQVNGDEEPVWGNGDAKSGNGTKDSGWDSGSSWGQGGASGTSDWGQAASTGDWGKHSNSEPKGWDSSSSPTQEQHLNSWVHGAKAPASEGSSDSMECHPHRRLCSSRDEASPILPAQDMDPRVLCNTGWGQTPVRQHTAWETEEAARSNCKNDIGTEAWGSSSKAANVGPTSGSANPNSGTTSRPDSGGKNECPSPSTGPGWGTAMPSPQASSDWAGPTSNKKPSSGPTNWGSTPGGNPKKSGQTWGSEEKSPTWEDSNAKAKPQGWPEGPNPSHGWSKGPDGESGSGGEWGEPGDGKKNGPSSSTWDGEGTGWNEGSRGWGKPASGVGGNWGDAQHPSMPSQGWNNKPQEGTNGNSGSGSMGSWGGPSSVKQSGSGWGGGNGGGVKPDHIGEPTGWDEPSPHSIRRKMEIDDGTSAWGDPSSYNKTVNLWDRNNPGMQGKPGPGIANNVPNNHHHHPHHNQPPMQTHSHGGSNSNNNHISPDNAGPHPTVPPHNRTTLMNPGWGEMTNCHSKPEPSWGEPATPAASVDNGTSAWGKPSGGCGSWGDNGPEVYGRGSGPPGTAPCKPAPKSMQDGWGGGEDMGLSAGQWEQDESDMWNSTASQESNSSCSSWGNPPKKGPPKGKVPNKQDDIWIMNRLIKQLTDMGFPRDPAEEALKSNNMNLDQAMSALLEKKTELDKRGMGISDYNNGLVNKPMGCRPSVISKESSSDRPPFLDKDAGLADDAQTSPFMPSPSLKLPLGSAALPGQSLGVAIQTLNNRQMQSGVFGSSGAAQARALQQQPPPQPSVPPLNSSQPSLRAQVPQFFSPQVQAQLLQFAAKNIGLNPALLTSPINPQHMTLLNQLYQLQLAYQRLQIQQQMLQAQRSVSGPIRQQEQQVARTINNMQQQIQQHQRQLAQALLMKQQQQQPPTLHPGLHPSAGKSALDTFPTHPQVSSLSVSDLQTKEPQSSTNSFSPYTISGLNPNMNVNCMEVGGLSIKDSPQPQSRLSQWTHPNSMENLSGCSSPMEPNFSKHGAISAGPSLGPPSKPTLDDSYNPYNLIPSSESPASPLAPHDSWGQGKNTNDKISNGTNVSWPPEFCPGVPWKGLQNIDPETDPNVTPGSVPSGPTINTNIQDVNRYLLRDRSGGSTPTSSQGEALPPSSDWPVTSSFSLSSQEAASTGKLSDMKSTWSPGPISHTQASLSHELWKVPQGPRNTTAPTRPPPGLTNTKPSSTWGGNTLGLVAGWSSSYSSVGTTWSTDSSSRSTSWLVLRNLTPQIDGSTLRTLCMQHGPLITFHLNLTQGNAVVRYSSKEEAAKAQKSLHMCVLGNTTILAEFAGEDEVNRFFAQGQSLTPTTSWQANPGTNQTRLGGGGTAATHPIGHWNSSGLGGGGASGTGSGGKASNELLWGGVPQYSSLWGPPNAEDGRVVGSPTPINTLLPGDLLSGESM, encoded by the exons AGCTGCCCCCACAGAGTGGCCTGGCAGCCCAGTATGAGAATATATCCCCCAGTTGCAGTCCCACTACAGCCTCTACCAATAGCTGCAGCAGCTGGGATCCACTGATTATTGACAAGCGCGATACAGAGGCGTGGCCTTCCATTTCATGCAAAGAAAGCCAAACCCCTGCAGGATGCCCCTCGGACACTGAAAGTATCAGTGACATCAGCAGCATGAGCATGGCCACAGGTGCTGGCCAGCAAGGCCATTTCTCCACCAATCACCCCAGCAAAGCCAATGCCAGCCACTCAGGAGGTCTACTCTCTAGTCAGGGTGGGGCCAGCAGAGGCTGGGGCTCTGGCCCATCTCCTGCCAGTGGAGGAGAAGGGAAGAATGAAGTCTCCAGCACATCAGTGGGAGCCAGGGGTTGGGGCTCCTCCAACTTTAACTTGAACTTAAACCCCAATGCCAATCCCTCTGCCTGGCCAGTTCTGGGACATGAAGGGACCGGCATAGGTGGTGGCAGCTCTGGAGGAAGCAACCCTCCTCCGCCTAATATCTGTAGCCCACCGGGCACTCTGCCCAGTCAGGGCCCTAGCAGCAGTGGCAGTATAGGTGGTGCCAATGGAAATTCTGCAGGTAATGGTGGCAGTGGCAATGGCAGCACCACATGGGGTAACATTGTGCCCAGTGACTCATCAGAGTCACACTCCACACCATCCACGAATGTGTCTTTCAGCTCCGAACCTCAGAACCTTAACACTGATGGACCAAATCACACTAAGCATGACCCCAGAAGCCCTGGCCACAGCCTGCCTAACTGGGGGGTTGGGCCTGCAGGCATGGGATCATTTGTTCAAAATCCAGGAGGAGCCTCACAGGTCAATGGGGATGAAGAACCTGTTTGGGGTAATGGAGATGCCAAGTCTGGTAATGGCACAAAAGACTCTGGTTGGGACTCAGGGAGCAGCTGGGGACAAGGAGGGGCCTCAGGCACTTCTGACTGGGGACAGGCTGCCTCAACTGGAGATTGGGGTAAGCATTCCAACAGTGAGCCCAAAGGATGGGATTCTTCAAGCTCTCCCACCCAAGAGCAACATCTCAATTCTTGGGTCCATGGGGCCAAAGCCCCAGCCAGTGAGGGAAGCAGTGACAGCATGGAATGCCATCCTCATAGGAGGCTCTGTTCATCAAGAGATGAGGCTTCCCCTATTCTGCCTGCCCAGGATATGGACCCTCGGGTTCTGTGTAACACAGGCTGGGGACAAACACCAGTGCGTCAGCACACTGCTTGGGAGACCGAAGAAGCTGCACGCTCCAACTGTAAGAATGACATTGGAACTGAAGCCTGGGGCTCATCCTCAAAGGCAGCCAATGTAGGACCAACATCTGGCAGTGCCAACCCTAACTCTGGCACTACATCCAGACCAGACTCTGGGGGCAAGAATGAGTGCCCCAGCCCCAGTACTGGACCTGGATGGGGCACAGCCATGCCGTCACCCCAGGCTAGCTCTGATTGGGCAGGTCCTACAAGCAACAAGAAACCTTCCAGTGGTCCTACAAATTGGGGCAGTACCCCAGGTGGTAACCCGAAGAAAAGTGGTCAGACTTGGGGCTCAGAGGAGAAGTCTCCTACCTGGGAAGATAGTAATGCTAAAGCCAAACCACAGGGCTGGCCTGAGGGTCCCAACCCTTCTCATGGATGGAGCAAGGGACCTGATGGAGAAAGCGGGTCTGGCGGAGAATGGGGTGAACCTGGAGATGGAAAGAAAAATGGTCCCTCCAGCTCGACCTGGGATGGAGAGGGTACTGGCTGGAATGAGGGCTCCAGAGGATGGGGCAAGCCTGCCTCGGGCGTAGGAGGAAACTGGGGAGATGCACAACACCCCAGTATGCCATCACAAGGATGGAATAACAAGCCTCAGGAGGGCACCAATGGCAATAGTGGCAGTGGAAGCATGGGTTCTTGGGGAGGTCCTAGCTCTGTAAAGCAGAGTGGCTCTGGATGGGGAGGAGGAAATGGTGGAGGTGTTAAACCTGACCATATTGGAGAGCCCACTGGATGGGACGAGCCCTCTCCACACTCCATTCGCCGTAAAATGGAGATTGATGACGGTACCTCAGCTTGGGGTGACCCAAGCAGTTACAACAAAACAGTCAATCTCTGGGACAGGAATAACCCTGGGATGCAAGGCAAACCAGGACCTGGCATTGCCAACAATGTACCCAacaaccatcatcatcatccccaCCATAACCAGCCTCCCATGCAGACCCACAGTCATGGGGGatcaaattcaaacaataatCACATTTCTCCTGATAACGCTGGTCCACATCCAACAGTGCCACCTCACAATAGAACAACCCTCATGAATCCAG GATGGGGCGAGATGACAAATTGCCATTCAAAACCTGAGCCCTCATGGGGAGAGCCAGCCACCCCTGCAGCAAGTGTGGACAATGGCACTTCAGCATGGGGTAAACCCTCAGGTGGCTGTGGCAGCTGGGGTGATAATGGCCCTGAGGTCTATGGTCGAGGCAGTGGACCTCCTGGAACTGCCCCCTGCAAACCTG CCCCCAAATCTATGCAAGATGGCTGGGGTGGTGGAGAGGACATGGGCCTGTCTGCAGGGCAGTGGGAGCAGGATGAGAGTGACATGTGGAATAGCACTGCATCTCAAGAGAGCAATTCCTCCTGCAGCTCCTGGGGTAACCCACCCAAAAAGGGCCCaccaaag ggaAAAGTCCCAAACAAACAGGATGATATTTGGATAATGAATCGTCTTATCAAGCAGCTGACTGACATGGGCTTCCCT AGAGACCCTGCAGAAGAGGCTCTCAAGAGCAACAACATGAACTTGGATCAGGCCATGA GTGCCCTGTTGGAGAAGAAGACCGAACTAGATAAACGGGGGATGGGAATCTCTGATTATAACAACGGCCTAGTCAATAAACCAATGGGCTGCAGGCCTTCAGTCATCTCCAAAGAATCCTCCTCAGATCGTCCCCCCTTCTTGGACAAG GATGCTGGGCTAGCAGATGATGCCCAAACCTCACCGTTTATGCCTTCTCCGAGCCTGAAGCTCCCATTGGGTAGTGCTGCACTCCCTGGCCAGAGCCTTGGAGTTGCAATACAAACCTTGAACAACAGACAG atgcAGAGTGGAGTGTTTGGTAGTAGCGGAGCAGCACAAGCCCGGGCCCTGCAGCAGCAGCCTCCTCCCCAGCCGTCAGTGCCACCTCTCAACTCGTCCCAGCCTAGTCTACGTGCTCAAGTGCCTCAGTTTTTCAGCCCTCAG GTTCAAGCACAGCTTTTGCAGTTTGCAGCAAAAAACATTGGTCTCAACCCTGCACTTTTAACCTCACCAATAAACCCTCAGCATATGACCCTGTTGAACCAACTTTATCAGCTGCAACTG GCGTACCAGCGTTTACAAATTCAGCAGCAGATGTTGCAGGCACAGCGCAGTGTTTCTGGCCCCATCCGACAGCAAGAGCAGCAA GTTGCACGTACAATCAATAACATGCAGCAACAGATCCAGCAGCACCAGCGGCAGCTGGCTCAGGCTCTGCTGAtgaaacaacagcagcagcagccaccCACCTTACACCCGGGTTTGCATCCCAGTGCAGGCAAATCAGCTCTGGACACATTTCCAACCCACCCCCAGGTCTCCAGCCTCTCTGTTTCCGACCTTCAGACCAAAGAGCCGCAGTCTTCTACAAACTCCTTTTCACCCTACACTATTT CTGGATTGAACCCTAACATGAATGTAAACTGCATGGAAGTGGGTGGCCTGTCCATTAAGGACTCTCCTCAGCCTCAGTCACGCCTGTCACAGTGGACACACCCAAACTCCATGGAGAACCTCTCTGGCTGCTCCTCTCCAATGGAGCCCAACTTCAGCAAGCATg GTGCCATCTCTGCAGGCCCCAGTCTGGGTCCCCCAAGTAAACCCACACTGGATGACTCCTATAATCCCTACAATCTGATTCCCAGCTCCGAGTCTCCTGCCAGCCCCCTGGCACCACATGATAGCTGGGGTCAGGGAAAGAACACAAATGACAAGATCTCCAATGGGACCAATGTCAGCTGGCCTCCAG AGTTTTGTCCAGGAGTGCCCTGGAAAGGACTGCAGAATATTGACCCTGAGACTGACCCCAATGTGACCCCAGGGAGTGTTCCCAGTGGGCCCACCATCAATACCAACATTCAGGACGTGAACCGCTACCTGCTAAGAGACAGGAgtggag GTTCCACCCCAACTTCCTCACAGGGTGAGGCTCTGCCTCCCTCCAGCGATTGGCCAGTCACTAGCTCTTTCAGTCTGTCCTCCCAAGAGGCAGCCAGCACAG GGAAGCTGTCTGACATGAAATCCACTTGGTCTCCGGGGCCCATCTCGCACACCCAGGCTTCTCTCTCTCATGAGCTTTGGAAAGTCCCACAAGGACCCCGGAACACAACAGCTCCCACACGGCCGCCCCCAGGCCTGACCAACACCAAGCCCTCGTCCACATGGGGCGGAAACACCCTGGGCCTGGTGGCTGGCTGGAGCAGCTCCTACTCTTCAG tAGGTACCACGTGGAGTACAGATAGCTCCAGCAGGAGCACTAGCTGGCTGGTTCTGAGAAACCTCACACCACAG ATTGATGGTTCAACACTGCGGACACTGTGCATGCAACACGGCCCGCTCATCACATTCCATCTCAACCTGACGCAGGGCAATGCTGTGGTGCGCTACAGTTCTAAAGAAGAGGCTGCCAAAGCCCAGAAGTCCCTACACAT GTGTGTTCTGGGAAACACCACTATACTGGCAGAGTTTGCTGGAGAAGACGAGGTGAACCGCTTCTTTGCACAGGGTCAGTCCCTTACGCCCACCACCAGCTGGCAGGCCAACCCCGGCACCAATCAGACACGGCTGGGGGGCGGAGGGACGGCGGCCACACACCCCATCGGCCACTGGAACAGCAGCGGTCTTGGAGGAGGAGGAGCGAGCGGGACAGGGTCCGGCGGGAAGGCGAGCAACGAGCTGCTGTGGGGGGGTGTACCACAGTACTCCAGCCTGTGGGGGCCGCCCAACGCCGAGGACGGCCGAGTGGTGGGCAGCCCCACCCCAATCAATACGCTGCTCCCTGGAGACCTGCTGAGCGGAGAGTCCATGTGA